In Candidatus Aminicenantes bacterium, a single window of DNA contains:
- a CDS encoding lipid-A-disaccharide synthase, protein MKQVLILAAENSAETYGVEVINALRRRIPGIRLFGVGGDRFRKMGVELIHHNRDYAVVGVFEILSQLARFHRRMRR, encoded by the coding sequence ATGAAACAGGTCCTCATTCTGGCCGCGGAGAACTCCGCGGAAACGTACGGCGTGGAAGTGATAAACGCCCTGCGCCGCCGCATTCCCGGAATCCGCTTGTTCGGCGTGGGCGGAGACCGGTTCCGCAAAATGGGCGTGGAGCTGATTCATCACAACCGCGATTACGCGGTCGTGGGCGTGTTTGAGATCCTGTCTCAACTGGCACGATTTCACCGGCGCATGCGCCGG
- a CDS encoding type II secretion system protein, with product MKTGNRRTRGYVLLAALFAVQIAAVFMLMGRARWQTVIRRDLEAELMFRGRQYVRAIESYAREHLNQPPPSLRILEKEKHIRRLYTDPLSLTGEWNLVMKPGSGNKKLLIVPLSAAGRYLTQASIVGVCSTSPESGFLEYRGRKRYNEWAFYLGEDPEEDMPPLEFAGGA from the coding sequence ATGAAAACTGGTAATCGCCGCACCCGGGGATACGTTTTGCTGGCGGCGCTGTTTGCCGTTCAAATTGCCGCTGTCTTTATGTTAATGGGACGTGCCCGCTGGCAGACCGTGATCCGCCGTGACCTGGAGGCAGAATTGATGTTCCGCGGTCGCCAGTATGTCCGGGCCATCGAAAGTTACGCGCGCGAACACCTCAACCAGCCCCCCCCCAGTTTGCGCATTCTGGAAAAGGAAAAGCACATCCGACGGCTGTACACCGACCCACTCTCGCTCACCGGGGAGTGGAATCTGGTAATGAAACCGGGTTCCGGAAACAAGAAACTGCTGATTGTGCCGCTGAGTGCAGCCGGAAGGTATCTTACCCAGGCCAGTATTGTCGGCGTTTGTTCCACTTCACCGGAATCGGGTTTCCTGGAGTACCGTGGCCGTAAGCGCTACAATGAGTGGGCCTTTTACCTTGGAGAAGACCCCGAGGAAGATATGCCGCCGCTTGAGTTTGCGGGAGGCGCATGA
- a CDS encoding type II secretion system protein has translation MPCDSALFLFFYSFFLIHYSEFLDFHHRPERVLITRALRASSQALVSSHHKALSVFFRLLALDFRLSLPSPLAICLQPPGHILHSRSVWYTPTMQRGFTLAEILIVMALIGILAAILIPNYSASVKRAKESVLKENLFQIRDAIEKYTYDKHKYPTSLEDLVRHRYLKRLPENPFTNKADWIPVYYEPAEDEDYDPDLAQAIVDIRVSIPSGEEQPGRYENW, from the coding sequence ATGCCTTGCGATTCCGCTCTTTTCCTGTTTTTTTATTCGTTCTTCCTTATTCATTATTCGGAATTTCTTGATTTTCATCACAGACCCGAAAGGGTCCTCATCACCAGGGCGCTTCGCGCCTCATCACAAGCACTCGTGAGTTCTCATCACAAGGCTTTGTCTGTTTTCTTTCGACTTTTAGCTTTAGACTTTCGACTCAGTCTCCCCTCGCCTCTCGCCATTTGCCTCCAGCCGCCAGGCCATATTTTACACTCCCGGAGTGTATGGTATACTCCGACTATGCAACGGGGTTTTACACTGGCCGAGATCCTTATCGTCATGGCCCTGATCGGGATCCTGGCCGCCATCCTGATTCCCAATTACTCCGCATCGGTCAAACGGGCCAAAGAATCGGTGTTGAAAGAGAACCTCTTTCAGATTCGTGATGCCATTGAAAAATACACCTACGATAAACACAAATACCCGACCAGTCTGGAAGATCTGGTTCGCCATCGATACCTGAAACGCTTACCCGAAAACCCATTCACAAATAAGGCGGACTGGATTCCCGTATACTACGAGCCCGCGGAGGATGAAGACTACGACCCCGACCTCGCCCAGGCCATCGTGGACATACGCGTCAGCATCCCTTCCGGAGAAGAACAACCCGGCCGCTATGAAAACTGGTAA
- a CDS encoding pyridoxal phosphate-dependent aminotransferase codes for MNLSQRARDIQESPIRKLSAPANAAKALGIRVYHLNIGQPDIPTPEAFFEGIRNYAEPVLAYGPSDGLPELRRTMVNYFARFDIALTPDQIIITTGGSEAVSFAINAVADPGDEVIVPEPFYTNYNGYSSLSGIRIVPVTTAAECGFHLPDPEQIESLITPKTRAILICSPNNPTGTVFTENEIRTLGDLARRHNLFLIADEVYKEFTYEGTRHFSILELEDLEDRAIVLDSISKRYSACGARIGAVMCRNPEIMGAIMKFAQARLCPPTLEQVGAVAAYALPKNYFDSIRAEYQKRRDILVETLTSNPDILLHKPEGAFYVMATLPVDDSDLFARWMLESFNHENETVMMAPGAGFYSSVGKGRQEVRLAYVLETSRLRRACEVLLEGVEEYNKKS; via the coding sequence ATGAACCTGTCACAACGAGCCAGGGATATCCAGGAATCCCCGATTCGCAAGCTGTCCGCACCAGCCAATGCCGCCAAAGCGCTCGGGATTCGGGTTTATCATCTCAATATCGGCCAACCGGATATTCCCACCCCCGAAGCATTCTTCGAGGGCATCCGCAATTATGCCGAGCCGGTATTGGCTTATGGCCCCTCCGACGGCCTGCCCGAATTACGCCGCACCATGGTCAACTACTTTGCCCGCTTCGATATAGCGCTGACCCCTGATCAGATTATTATCACCACCGGCGGATCGGAAGCGGTTTCGTTCGCCATCAACGCCGTCGCCGACCCCGGGGATGAAGTGATCGTTCCCGAGCCTTTCTATACCAACTACAACGGTTACAGTTCGCTATCGGGCATCCGCATCGTCCCGGTCACCACGGCTGCCGAATGCGGATTCCACCTGCCGGATCCCGAACAGATTGAATCCCTGATTACGCCCAAAACCAGGGCCATCCTGATCTGCTCCCCCAACAACCCCACCGGAACCGTATTCACGGAAAATGAAATCCGTACGCTGGGCGATCTGGCCAGGCGACACAATTTGTTTCTCATCGCCGATGAAGTCTACAAGGAATTCACTTACGAGGGAACACGTCACTTCAGTATCCTGGAATTGGAGGATCTTGAAGACCGGGCAATCGTTCTCGACTCGATATCGAAGCGTTATTCCGCGTGCGGCGCCCGCATCGGAGCGGTGATGTGCCGCAACCCGGAGATTATGGGCGCAATCATGAAATTCGCCCAGGCGCGCTTGTGCCCACCCACTCTGGAACAGGTCGGCGCGGTGGCGGCGTACGCTCTGCCGAAAAACTATTTTGATTCTATTCGCGCTGAATATCAGAAACGCCGCGACATTCTGGTGGAAACCCTGACTTCCAATCCGGATATCCTGCTGCACAAGCCTGAAGGTGCTTTTTATGTCATGGCAACACTTCCGGTAGATGACTCCGACCTCTTTGCCCGCTGGATGCTGGAATCTTTCAACCACGAAAATGAAACTGTTATGATGGCGCCGGGAGCCGGATTCTACTCCAGCGTCGGCAAAGGCAGGCAAGAAGTTCGCCTGGCCTATGTGTTGGAAACCTCCAGACTGCGCCGCGCCTGCGAGGTCCTGCTGGAAGGCGTCGAGGAATACAACAAAAAGAGTTGA
- the nadA gene encoding quinolinate synthase NadA encodes MTDWAAKIEELTFRRNAVILVHNYQVESVQLAAGHLGDSLGLSRVAAEVEADVIVFCGVKFMAETAKILSPRKTVLLPRLDAGCPMADMITLDDLRHLKARYPDATVVTYVNSSAEIKAESDVCCTSANAVEVVRNVEGRRVIFVPDRNLGAWAARQVPEKEVILFEGYCYVHDRIRREEVEAARKAYPGAEVLVHPEAPMEVLELADAVCSTGGMLRHVAASPAREFVVATEEGLLERLRRENPHRSFFSAGRPKICSNMKRTSLGDVVAALELNRYEIEIDVETIRGAQVALRRMLDYAG; translated from the coding sequence ATGACGGATTGGGCAGCAAAGATAGAAGAGTTGACGTTTCGCCGCAATGCCGTGATTCTGGTGCACAATTATCAGGTGGAATCCGTGCAACTGGCGGCCGGCCACCTGGGGGATTCCCTGGGCCTTTCCCGGGTCGCGGCTGAGGTTGAAGCGGATGTCATCGTGTTTTGTGGAGTCAAGTTCATGGCGGAGACCGCCAAGATTCTCTCTCCCCGAAAGACGGTTTTGTTGCCGCGTTTGGATGCGGGTTGTCCCATGGCCGATATGATCACTTTGGATGACCTGCGCCACCTCAAGGCGCGCTATCCCGACGCAACCGTGGTTACGTATGTCAATTCCAGCGCGGAGATTAAGGCGGAAAGCGATGTGTGCTGCACGTCGGCCAATGCCGTTGAGGTGGTGCGCAACGTGGAAGGGCGTCGCGTAATCTTTGTTCCGGATCGCAACCTGGGGGCTTGGGCCGCCCGGCAGGTTCCTGAAAAAGAAGTGATTCTTTTCGAAGGGTATTGCTATGTGCATGACCGAATCCGCCGTGAAGAAGTGGAGGCCGCCCGTAAAGCGTACCCCGGTGCGGAAGTGCTGGTGCATCCCGAAGCTCCTATGGAAGTGCTGGAGCTCGCGGACGCCGTATGTTCAACCGGGGGAATGCTGCGCCATGTTGCGGCTTCCCCGGCCCGGGAATTTGTGGTGGCAACGGAAGAGGGCTTGCTGGAGCGTCTGCGGCGAGAGAATCCGCACCGATCGTTTTTTTCCGCGGGTCGACCCAAAATATGTTCCAATATGAAGCGGACAAGCCTTGGAGACGTAGTGGCGGCGCTGGAGTTGAATCGATACGAAATCGAAATCGATGTTGAAACAATTCGGGGCGCGCAAGTCGCACTGCGCCGCATGCTGGATTACGCCGGTTGA
- a CDS encoding NifU family protein, producing MKERVENAIEKVRPALQRDGGDIEVVNILEDEKVVLVRFSGACGGCPMRNLTLKGFVEQAMVEDVPEITEVRLAD from the coding sequence CTGAAAGAGAGAGTCGAAAACGCAATAGAAAAGGTTCGTCCGGCTTTGCAGCGGGACGGCGGCGACATCGAAGTTGTGAATATCCTTGAGGATGAGAAGGTCGTCCTGGTGCGTTTCTCTGGTGCCTGCGGCGGATGCCCCATGCGCAACCTCACCCTGAAGGGATTCGTGGAGCAGGCAATGGTGGAAGATGTGCCGGAGATCACTGAGGTCCGCCTGGCCGACTGA
- a CDS encoding rRNA adenine dimethylase has product MKTLLDTYSRKLEERGLARREDISFAALETDVTWNRPDPERELEKIFAGMSITTLLSARPAEPYRTMLDSLVRSQHHPLQARDTETRTFLHDIPVASSADSKTLLPFLRRRKGVIAPGPRLVTTGTVTPEQAFIVFSSMIHSCFVLYCLGYLDRRRKKAFSRKEEQEFEFIMERLPPPPALGPPLARGPFADEETVIAAVVEAGKRTVAAGLVDSYFGNVSCFHNGTIYISQTGSSLEELESAIDACPMDQSSCAGITASSELSAHRRIYTETNLRTVLHGHPRFAVILSLDCPERLHCPDAHRCHTHCRRERSVAGVPIVSGEVGTGPFGLDRTMPPAVARAGATIVYGHGVFCAGRTDFNVSFRRLLEVENTCRAEFLQRARNPSFRN; this is encoded by the coding sequence ATGAAAACACTACTTGATACCTACAGCCGCAAGTTGGAAGAAAGGGGATTGGCCCGCCGGGAAGATATCTCTTTTGCCGCATTGGAAACCGATGTAACCTGGAATCGTCCCGATCCGGAACGGGAACTGGAAAAGATCTTTGCCGGCATGTCCATCACCACACTGTTGAGTGCCCGTCCCGCCGAACCGTACCGCACCATGTTGGACTCCCTGGTTCGCTCCCAGCACCATCCCCTGCAAGCACGGGATACGGAAACACGCACTTTTCTGCACGACATTCCTGTTGCTTCAAGCGCGGACTCAAAGACCCTGTTGCCGTTCTTGCGGCGACGCAAAGGCGTAATTGCGCCGGGCCCTCGATTGGTGACAACGGGGACGGTTACCCCGGAACAGGCCTTTATCGTATTCAGCTCCATGATCCATTCATGCTTCGTACTTTATTGTCTGGGCTACCTGGATCGCCGCCGCAAGAAGGCCTTTTCCCGCAAAGAAGAACAGGAATTCGAATTCATCATGGAACGGCTGCCACCACCACCGGCATTGGGACCGCCCCTGGCCCGGGGACCCTTTGCCGACGAAGAAACCGTTATCGCGGCTGTTGTAGAAGCCGGCAAACGAACCGTAGCTGCAGGGCTGGTGGATTCCTATTTCGGCAATGTGTCGTGCTTTCACAACGGCACAATCTACATCAGCCAGACAGGCAGTTCGCTGGAAGAATTGGAAAGTGCGATTGACGCCTGCCCCATGGATCAGTCATCCTGTGCCGGCATTACCGCATCCAGCGAGCTTTCCGCCCATCGCCGAATCTATACGGAAACAAACCTGAGAACCGTTCTGCACGGCCATCCCCGCTTCGCCGTTATCCTCTCCCTGGACTGTCCGGAACGTCTGCATTGCCCGGACGCTCATCGCTGTCACACCCACTGCAGGCGGGAACGGAGCGTTGCGGGTGTCCCCATAGTGAGTGGAGAGGTGGGTACCGGACCCTTCGGCCTGGATCGGACCATGCCTCCGGCGGTGGCGCGCGCCGGAGCCACGATTGTCTACGGACATGGCGTATTTTGCGCCGGACGGACGGACTTCAACGTCTCTTTCAGACGATTGTTGGAAGTGGAAAACACCTGCAGGGCGGAATTCCTGCAACGCGCACGAAATCCTTCTTTCAGGAATTGA
- a CDS encoding aldehyde ferredoxin oxidoreductase → MKGWRGRILTVDLDSGKTAALTLAARDYAKQIGGRGLAGSLLFPEVTRHWRDPQLPLIFMTGPLVDTLAPTPGRMTVMSRSPLTGTICDASVGGGFGVQLKRAGWDGILVTGWSPRLCAIEIHNDKVQVPEVESAAGLSPKQLRDRIGVEGSIAAVGRAAENGVRFAGIIVDEHYFAGRGGLGRLMASRNLKYIRVRGESPTPVYDSGELKAARRDILRLSAASPVLQGELGLQVFGTAALYDLMHQRRMMPTANFRRTRFPGAEQLNAPATQKRYQPHSSGCAGCHIRCKKSDSRGRGLPEFETLSHFTALLENHDLEVVMAANQICSATGMDTIEAGATLACHFEILGREPQAGEILDLLQAMATGARPDLGEGAFRLASAAGRPETAMTVKGQSLPAYDPRGAYGMALAYAVSTRGGCHLRAYPISHEILRKPVATNRFSFAGKARMIKIAEDQNAVVDSLTACKFMFFAASLEEYSRALAAVTGLETNAHELQSAGEQIMNREREMNRANGFSDNDDDLPPRFFHEPGSSGSGIRIPALDRNAFLAARATYYRIRENRSPGKRDENTT, encoded by the coding sequence ATGAAAGGATGGCGCGGCAGGATTCTAACCGTGGACCTTGACTCGGGAAAAACCGCTGCATTGACTCTCGCCGCACGCGATTATGCGAAACAAATCGGCGGCAGGGGCCTGGCGGGATCCCTCCTGTTTCCGGAAGTAACCCGCCACTGGCGCGACCCGCAACTACCCCTGATCTTTATGACCGGACCCCTGGTGGACACCCTGGCGCCGACTCCGGGGCGCATGACCGTCATGTCACGCTCCCCTTTGACCGGAACCATTTGCGACGCTTCAGTAGGCGGCGGTTTCGGCGTCCAGCTCAAGCGGGCCGGCTGGGACGGCATCCTGGTTACCGGGTGGTCGCCCAGGCTGTGCGCGATTGAAATCCATAATGACAAGGTTCAGGTCCCTGAAGTTGAGAGTGCGGCCGGATTGTCGCCCAAGCAACTCCGGGATCGCATCGGAGTCGAAGGATCCATTGCCGCAGTCGGGCGGGCCGCGGAAAACGGCGTCCGCTTCGCCGGAATCATCGTGGACGAACATTATTTTGCCGGACGAGGCGGCCTGGGACGCCTGATGGCGTCCCGCAACCTGAAATACATCCGGGTGCGGGGAGAATCGCCCACGCCGGTCTACGACTCCGGGGAATTAAAGGCGGCTCGTCGTGATATTCTGCGCCTCAGTGCCGCTTCACCGGTACTTCAGGGTGAACTGGGTCTTCAGGTATTTGGAACCGCTGCTCTGTACGACCTGATGCACCAGCGACGCATGATGCCCACCGCCAATTTTCGCCGCACCCGCTTCCCGGGCGCGGAACAGTTGAATGCCCCCGCCACGCAAAAACGCTACCAGCCGCATAGTTCGGGTTGCGCCGGGTGTCATATCCGCTGCAAAAAATCGGATTCCCGGGGCCGCGGCCTGCCGGAATTCGAGACCCTTTCACACTTCACGGCCCTGCTTGAAAATCACGATTTGGAAGTCGTTATGGCGGCTAACCAGATCTGCTCAGCGACGGGGATGGATACCATCGAAGCCGGCGCCACCCTGGCTTGTCATTTTGAAATCCTGGGAAGAGAACCGCAAGCAGGCGAAATCCTCGACCTGCTGCAGGCAATGGCAACCGGTGCACGCCCAGACCTGGGCGAGGGTGCTTTTCGACTCGCCTCGGCGGCGGGACGCCCCGAAACAGCCATGACGGTCAAGGGTCAGTCCCTGCCGGCCTACGATCCCCGCGGTGCTTACGGTATGGCCCTTGCCTACGCGGTTTCAACCCGCGGGGGATGTCACCTGAGGGCCTACCCCATCAGTCACGAGATTTTGCGCAAGCCCGTAGCCACGAATCGGTTTTCCTTTGCTGGTAAGGCGCGAATGATCAAGATCGCCGAGGACCAGAATGCAGTGGTTGACTCGCTGACGGCTTGTAAATTCATGTTCTTTGCCGCCTCCCTGGAAGAGTATTCCCGGGCCCTGGCCGCGGTCACCGGCCTGGAAACCAACGCACATGAGCTGCAGTCCGCCGGGGAGCAAATCATGAACCGGGAAAGAGAAATGAACCGGGCCAATGGGTTCAGTGACAATGACGATGACTTGCCGCCGCGCTTTTTTCATGAACCGGGAAGTTCCGGCAGCGGGATACGCATCCCGGCCCTGGACCGCAACGCTTTTCTTGCCGCTCGGGCAACCTACTACCGCATCCGCGAAAACCGCTCACCGGGGAAGAGGGATGAAAACACTACTTGA
- the clpS gene encoding ATP-dependent Clp protease adapter ClpS: MSQEGSISGPVVASPKTRILRDVRPPRMYRVLLHNDDYTTMDFVVEVLISVFHKAAAEATRVMLDVHRQGHGVCGVYTLDVARTKAGEVRRRARKQQFPLRCTCEPV; this comes from the coding sequence ATGTCTCAAGAGGGATCGATATCCGGTCCGGTGGTCGCTTCGCCGAAAACCCGAATCCTGCGAGATGTGCGTCCGCCGCGGATGTATCGGGTGTTGTTGCACAATGATGATTACACCACCATGGATTTTGTGGTGGAAGTGTTGATTTCAGTATTTCACAAAGCGGCGGCGGAAGCCACGCGAGTCATGCTGGATGTGCATCGTCAGGGGCATGGGGTTTGCGGAGTCTATACTTTGGATGTGGCCCGCACCAAGGCCGGCGAAGTCCGCCGCCGCGCCCGCAAACAACAGTTTCCCTTGAGGTGTACCTGTGAGCCGGTGTAG
- the clpA gene encoding ATP-dependent Clp protease ATP-binding subunit ClpA, producing MKISQSLTAVLSAAFNEARTRRHEYMTPEHVLYAALFFEEGKAIIESSGGDVDGLQRSLQDFLDSPGIPHLQEGDPGQSEGFQNVMENAILHVASAQKSELELGDVFAAFFLEEDSYTVFFLQRQGITRLAVLTFLAGGENESEPEPRSGEVENEVGPDSRPETPGKRERFLEQFAVDLTRHAADGKLDPVIGREDIIERTLQVLCRRRKNNPLHVGDSGVGKTAVTEGLALRIAAGEVPGPLKNARIFSLDMGGMLAGTRYRGDFEDRFKKCLAELVEIEGALLFIDEVHTLVGAGAVSGGSMDAANLLKPALMTGRLRCIGCTTHEEYRKYFDRDRALSRRFQKIEVPEPSAAETVDILMGLKDRYQKHHGVTYTTTSLEAAVELSQQYINDRRLPDKAIDVMDEAGARVRMRNFHRSRPRTRIFRRDVEAVVAAMARIPERTVSTTETRRLEFLEETLRRSVFGQDQAVNTVAEAVKRARAGFREAEKPVASMLFVGPTGVGKTELARRLAGALGVPLLRFDMSEYQEKHTVARLIGAPPGYVGYEEGGLLTDAVRRSPHAVLLLDEIEKAHADIYNTLLQIMDHATLTDNAGKPADFRNIVLIMTSNIGARNLDRTQIGFGDRMMSGKSVQKAVSSHFSPEFRNRLDATVLFERLSQEVVERIVLKNIDEFRSQLRRRRIHLEVSCDCVRWLARNGYSQLFGAREVARLIDQKLKPFFVNEALFGRLARGGHARAELDGDDVKVRIIRFPSNRE from the coding sequence ATGAAAATCAGTCAATCACTGACCGCAGTCCTCAGTGCTGCATTCAATGAAGCCCGCACGCGGAGGCATGAATACATGACTCCGGAGCATGTGCTTTACGCGGCCCTTTTTTTTGAGGAAGGCAAGGCCATTATTGAAAGTTCCGGCGGGGATGTGGACGGGTTGCAGCGATCCTTGCAGGATTTTCTGGATTCACCCGGCATACCGCACCTGCAGGAAGGCGACCCCGGTCAATCCGAAGGATTTCAGAACGTAATGGAAAACGCTATCCTTCATGTGGCTTCCGCCCAGAAATCGGAGTTGGAGCTGGGCGACGTTTTCGCCGCGTTTTTTCTGGAAGAAGATTCCTACACCGTATTCTTTCTTCAACGTCAGGGGATCACCCGCCTGGCTGTGCTGACTTTTCTTGCCGGTGGAGAAAACGAGTCAGAACCCGAACCCCGAAGCGGTGAGGTGGAGAACGAGGTTGGCCCGGACAGCCGCCCTGAAACGCCCGGAAAAAGAGAGCGGTTTCTGGAACAGTTCGCCGTGGATTTAACCCGGCACGCGGCTGACGGCAAGTTGGACCCTGTAATCGGGCGTGAAGACATCATTGAGCGCACCCTTCAGGTGTTGTGCCGCAGGCGCAAAAACAATCCCCTGCATGTGGGGGACAGCGGGGTGGGAAAAACAGCGGTTACCGAAGGACTGGCACTGCGCATTGCCGCGGGTGAAGTTCCCGGCCCGCTCAAAAACGCCCGGATATTTTCCCTTGATATGGGCGGAATGCTTGCGGGGACGCGCTACAGGGGAGATTTCGAGGATCGTTTCAAAAAATGCCTGGCGGAATTGGTGGAGATTGAGGGCGCCCTGCTCTTTATAGATGAGGTTCATACCCTTGTGGGCGCCGGGGCTGTTTCCGGGGGATCCATGGATGCGGCCAACCTGCTGAAACCGGCCCTGATGACCGGACGCTTACGTTGCATCGGCTGCACCACACACGAGGAGTACCGCAAGTACTTTGACAGAGATCGGGCCCTTTCGCGGCGTTTCCAGAAGATTGAAGTGCCTGAGCCTTCAGCCGCGGAAACAGTGGATATTCTGATGGGATTAAAAGACCGCTACCAGAAGCATCACGGTGTAACCTACACCACGACTTCTCTGGAAGCGGCAGTGGAATTGTCCCAACAGTACATCAACGATCGCAGGCTGCCTGACAAGGCGATCGATGTCATGGACGAAGCCGGCGCCCGGGTGCGCATGCGCAATTTTCACCGCTCCCGTCCGCGTACCCGGATTTTTCGCAGAGATGTGGAGGCTGTGGTGGCCGCCATGGCCCGTATTCCTGAGCGTACCGTTTCCACGACCGAGACCCGTCGCCTTGAATTCCTGGAAGAGACGTTGCGCCGATCCGTGTTTGGTCAGGATCAGGCGGTGAATACGGTTGCGGAAGCGGTGAAACGAGCGCGTGCCGGTTTCCGTGAAGCGGAGAAGCCCGTTGCATCCATGTTGTTTGTGGGGCCCACGGGAGTCGGAAAAACCGAGCTGGCCCGGCGCTTGGCCGGTGCCCTGGGGGTCCCCCTGCTGCGTTTTGATATGAGCGAATACCAGGAAAAGCATACGGTGGCCCGCCTGATTGGCGCACCGCCGGGTTATGTGGGATACGAGGAGGGCGGGTTGCTGACAGATGCCGTGCGCCGCTCACCCCACGCCGTGCTGTTGTTGGATGAAATTGAAAAGGCCCATGCCGATATCTACAACACCCTGCTGCAGATCATGGATCATGCTACATTGACGGACAATGCGGGAAAGCCCGCGGATTTTCGCAATATCGTGCTGATCATGACATCCAATATCGGTGCCCGTAATCTGGATCGAACGCAAATAGGCTTTGGTGACCGCATGATGTCGGGGAAATCGGTGCAAAAGGCGGTTTCTTCTCATTTTTCTCCGGAGTTCCGTAACCGTCTGGACGCGACCGTTCTTTTTGAACGCTTGAGCCAGGAAGTGGTGGAGCGCATAGTTCTCAAAAACATTGATGAGTTTCGCAGCCAGCTCCGCCGCCGTCGCATCCACTTGGAAGTCAGCTGCGATTGTGTGCGCTGGCTGGCCCGGAATGGATATTCACAATTGTTCGGTGCCCGTGAAGTGGCACGTCTTATCGATCAAAAGCTGAAACCATTTTTTGTGAACGAAGCTCTGTTCGGACGACTGGCCCGGGGCGGGCACGCCCGGGCTGAACTGGATGGCGATGATGTGAAAGTCCGCATCATTCGGTTTCCCTCCAACAGGGAGTAA
- a CDS encoding leucyl/phenylalanyl-tRNA--protein transferase, with product MPVFRLDREISFPPPHLASPGGLLAVGGDLSVQRILAAYSQGIFPWFSQGDPTLWWSPHPRMVLFPRELHVSRRMSRVLRKAPFELTMDQAFERVIAGCAQPRLDGFGTWITPKVQQAFVRLHQEGYAHSMEVWQGKKLVAGIYGLSLGSCFFGESMFSDYAYASRFGFIHLVRWLEIMGFRMIDCQVKTSHLQSFGARTIARQEFLFRLERCVRERCLRGNWGRLFSDHPPAKYRKRNLR from the coding sequence ATGCCTGTATTCAGGCTGGACAGAGAGATTTCATTCCCCCCACCCCACCTGGCCTCTCCCGGTGGACTACTGGCTGTGGGAGGAGACCTCTCGGTTCAGCGCATTCTCGCCGCCTACTCTCAGGGGATTTTTCCCTGGTTTTCCCAGGGTGATCCCACGTTATGGTGGTCTCCCCATCCCCGGATGGTACTGTTTCCCCGGGAACTGCACGTCTCCCGCCGCATGAGCCGGGTGCTGCGCAAGGCTCCCTTTGAGTTGACTATGGATCAAGCGTTTGAGCGGGTGATTGCCGGTTGCGCTCAACCACGGCTCGACGGTTTCGGGACCTGGATCACTCCCAAAGTTCAACAGGCTTTCGTCCGTCTGCACCAGGAGGGATATGCCCACTCTATGGAAGTGTGGCAGGGGAAAAAGCTGGTTGCCGGAATTTACGGGCTTTCCCTGGGCAGTTGCTTTTTCGGAGAGTCCATGTTTTCGGATTATGCCTACGCTTCCCGTTTCGGGTTTATCCACTTGGTACGTTGGTTGGAAATCATGGGATTTCGCATGATCGATTGTCAGGTAAAGACCTCGCACTTACAGAGTTTCGGCGCCCGGACCATTGCGAGGCAAGAATTTCTCTTTCGCCTGGAAAGATGTGTCCGGGAGCGCTGCCTGAGGGGGAATTGGGGGCGGCTTTTCAGTGATCATCCGCCGGCAAAGTACCGCAAGCGCAATCTTCGCTGA